The sequence below is a genomic window from Deltaproteobacteria bacterium.
AACTGGGCTTGGCTCAAGTCTCTTTTTCTTTACCAGCTTATTTGGCATGGGCATCGTCATTGGTTTGGACCCTGTCGCCAGCCAAGCCTTTGGAGCAGAGCGGCCAAGAGAAGCTCGGGTTGCACTGTGGCAGGGGTTTTATCTGGGTCTCGCTATCTCTGTTCCTCTTTGCTTTGTTTATATTGGCCTAGGCTATGCATTGGAGCTTGCCGGGGTGGTACCGGAAGTGGCTGAAAAGGCGCGCGAGTATGTGATTGCCCGTTCGCCTTCGATTATTCCGATTGTCTTGATTACGGCAGCGCGAAGTTATTTGCAGGCTGCCCACGTGACGCGCCCGATTATTGAAGCGTCGATTATTGCCAACGTGGTCAATTTTATAGCCGACTGGGTTTTGATTTACGGCGATGAAGGTCTGCTCTCTTTGGGGCTCCCGGCCATGGGTATTGAGCCCCAGGGCGTGTTTGGTGTTGGCGTGGCAAGTACGGTGACGGCGGTGATTCAAACTTGGATTATGTTGCGGGCCGTTCAAAAAATTCCCGTACCGCCTGGAGAAGGCTCGGTTCGTGCGCTTCGCAAAGACCTCTTGAAAAAGATTTGGGTCTTGGGCTTGCCGATTGGGCTCCATATGCTTGCGGAAGTAGGCTTTTTTGCATTGGTTCAAGTACTTATGGGTGGCCTTGGTTCTTTGGCCACAGCCTCTCACCAAGCAGCACTTACCTTGGCCAGCCTAACGTTCTCCGCCTGCCTTGGGGTTGGGATGGCCACAAGTGTGCAAGTTGGTCGCGGGGTGGGCGAAAACGATCCAGACAAAGTACGCTACTCAAGCTACGCGGGGATTCTTTTTGGCGTTGGGTTTATGACCATCACGGCGACAGTGATGTGGATTTTCCCCCGCGAACTCATTGCTTTGATTACGCCCGAGCCCCAGGTCATCGAAATGGGTGCAAGCCTACTTGTGGTTGCCGGATTTTTTCAAATTGTCGATGCTATTCAGGCGATTACAGCGGGAGCGCTGCGAGGCGTAGCCCGAACACGTGAAACCTTTGTAGTGAATCTAGTGGGTCACTGGGCGGTTGGGCTGCCGGTGGGATGCACCTTGTGTTACGTCTTGGGTTTTGGACCTGAGGGTCTTTGGTGGGGTTTGACCACGGGGCTTGCCGTTGTGGCTGTGGTCCTAAGTTTCTTTGTTTGGCGAATGGTTCATACGCCGCTTAAATCCGTTTGATCCGTCAGAGGGCTGGTTTATAAGACTCTCAAATTGGAGGGCGGTATGAAGCAGTATCTAGAATTGATGGAGCATATTAAAGCCAACGGTACCAAAAAAGAGGACCGTACGGGAACCGGTACACTGAGCGTGTTTGGCCATCAGATGCGATTCAGTCTGGCGGATGGCTTTCCGGCAGTGACCACCAAAAAGCTTCATTTTCGCTCGATTATTCATGAGCTCTTGTGGTTTCTCAATGGCGACACCAATATCAAATATTTAAATGATAATAAGGTGACCATTTGGGATGAATGGGCAAGCCCTGAGGGAGATCTTGGACCTGTTTATGGTGCGCAGTGGCGCTCTTGGCCAGGGCCGGGTGGAGAGTCCTTTGACCAGCTCAAAGATATTATTGCCCAAATTAAGAGCAATCCCGATTCTCGCCGGCTGCTGGTCAGCGCGTGGAATGTGGCGCAGTTACCGAGCATGGCGCTTTACCCATGCCATGTGATGTTTCAGTTTTATGTGGCCGACGGCAAGTTATCTTGCCAGCTTTATCAGCGCAGCGCAGATGTGTTTCTTGGGGTGCCATTTAACATCGCCTCTTACGCAATTCTGACTCATATGGTGGCGCAGGTATGCAATCTGGAAGTAGGAGACTTTGTTCATACCTTTGGTGATGCACATCTCTACTTAAATCACCTAGAGCAAACAGAGCTGCAGCTTTCACGCGATACCATGAAGCTAAGCCGTCTTTGGCTTAATCCTGATATTAAAGAAATTGATGGCTTCAGCTACGATGACATCAAGGTTCAAGATTACGAGTGTCACCCAACGATCAAAGCACCCATCGCAATATGAAAGTCAGTTTGATTGCCGCAATGGCCCGGGACCGTGTGATCGGCAAAGACAACGATATGCCTTGGCACCTACCAGCTGATCTAAAGCATTTTAAGTCCCTTACCGTTGGTAAACCCGTTATCATGGGCCGTAAAACCTTGGCTTCAATGGGCAATAGGCCACTGCCCAAGCGTCTCAACATTGTTCTGAGTCGGCAAAAGGATTTTGTGGCCGAGGGCTGCACAGTCGTTCACAGTTTGGAAGCGGCGCTCAAAGCCGCGGGTCCTTGTGAAGAAGCTATCATTATGGGCGGGGCAACGCTTTATGAGGCAGCGCTCGAAAAAGCGGATACGATGTACCTTACGTTTATTGATGCGGCCATTGAAGGTGACACTTACTTTCCTGAGTGGGGCGAAGAAACATGGCATGAATCAGCCAGAGAGCGCCGCGAGCCAGACGAGAAAAATGTCTACGCGCTTGATTTTGTGACCTTCACCCGCTGCTAGCGCCGAAGAATCTGTAACCACCGACCAACATGTAAGAGTGACCGCAGGGAAGCTGCTAGATAAGTCAGAGCACAGGCTTTGAGTATCTTACGCGCGCCCACGAGGTCTTTTTCGTGAAGATATTCAACTTGTTCCAGGTAAGGCATGGCCCGCTTGAAGCTGGCATCGAGCTCCATGGGTAACGTGATCAAGTGGACCAGTGTGGTTGCCAGTACCGTGCCAAGCATAAAGGTAACCATGACCACGGATACCTTTGGGTTGCGGGTAATAAGACCGATAAATGGCGCTGCGATGAGTATGACTGAGCCCACTTTCTCGAATTTTTGTGCAAACACCACAAGTTTGGTGCGGGTTTCAATAAGCCAATAGCCTTGGGCATGTTGGATGGCATGGCCAACTTCGTGAGCCGCCGCCACCACAGCTGTGAGTGTTCGACCTTGATGGATCGCGGGGCTTAGAGAAATCTTACGGGCGATGGGATCGTAGTGATCTTGGGAAGGTGCTCCTGGCTTGACTTCGACGCCTTCGATGTTGGCATGACGCAGCAAAGAGACGGCAAATTCAGACCCGTTTTGACGGATATCGATGCGCGGCGCACTGTATTCCTGAAGTACTTTTTGCGCCCACCAGGAAGGTAGGTAAATCAGTGCAAACATTGCTGCGATTAGAATAGCCCAAATCATATTATCTTTTACCCAGCCCGGCTGCCTTCGTCGAGCCCCTTGAGCGATTGTGTTTCTTATTCTTCAGATTCACCTGAACAATGATATGAATAAACAAGAAAAGGGTCCGAGCGGGAGTAACGCGATTTATCGGTTGGCACATAAGTATTCGCAGATAACGACCACGGTGTTTATTGTATGCACAGGTCTTTTACTCTGCAGCCCTGCTTATGCTTTTCCCACCCCAGAAGTTGTCTGGGTGGTAGGGGGAGCTTTGTTAACGCCTGCCTTAATTCTTTTCCCCATATTCTTGTTTCTTTGGCGTCATTTTGAGTGGACGTTTAAGTGGTTACACTTGAGAGCCTACGCCAACCGAAGGTATGCGGTGGCTCTTTTGGTCTTGGGGTTGATGGGGCTAGGTGAACTCAGTGATCGTATTGAGGAAGGCGGCGTGCCTGAACCCACCACTGAAACCGCTCCGCTTGAATCTCAAGAGTTCAAACAATTGTTAGAGACAATTTCGAATGAACTCCAAGTGATCGATGTACGCTCCAAACATGATTTCAACCTGTGGCATATTGAGAATTCAGTTAATCTTCCCGGAGCCCACAGGCGCGACTTGCAGTCCTATTTCGACAAGAACTCCAAAAAGTACAATGTCATTCTTTGTTATGGTGGAGACCGTTCTAATCGCGCGGCTCATTATCTTCGACAAGTCTACGGGACAACGGTCATCCGCTCTGTGAAAAAAGGTGTCTTTGCACTTCGCCTTCAAGAGACTGGGCATGAGCCGTATTATGTACGCCGAGTCACGCCGAGCTTTGCTAACTCTTGGGTTTCTTACGGTCTGGCGCAGCCTCATAAGCAGTCGAGTATCCAGGTTGATATGGGGCACGGCTTAGTTGCCGTGGAAGTGGTGAGGGGTGATTCTTTACCCGCTTTTGTGGTGAATACCTCAAGTGCTCTGCGTTCTTTGTTTTCAACAAGTACCCAAGCTTTCGCTTTTCTTCTTTTGGTGACAGGCGCTTTATTTTTCACCATCATTTATAGGCGCAAAAAGAGTCAAGCTCTCTACCTCCCTCATTTACCCTATGCATTTGAAATGCTGATCGTGAGTGTGTTCACATTCTGTGTGGGGGCACTCGGAAGTTGTTTTCCTGATTTCTACGGGCGAACAGCCCAGCAAGTTACGGTATGGGGCGAAAACAGTTTTTCGACCTTAATGGTTTTTTATCTTGGGCTGATTGGCTTACCTCTTACGTGGCACCTGCACCACACTTGGGAGTGCAAGCTGCGCGAGGTTCGCGACCGTGTTGAGTGGGTACGTGAAGGAATTTCAAAACCCTGGCGGTTTCACCCTTATCTAAATATTGGTCCGGTTCTCGCGTTTTTCGTGGTCGTTTATTTTAGCGTAGAGGTCAATTGTGCGGGTCTTTGGGCTCTTGCTTTTTCCCTCTGGTGCACCATGTTTTGTGAGTGGGCCAGCACCAAGCTTGTTATCAAGAGTCAGAGTTTGGCTCCGGTGGCTACTCAGGTTGAAGGTCCGGCTCACATAACAACATCCTTTGGATTCCTGAGAGCACAGAAACAGTGGCATGAAAGCAATCTGGATGAAGTGGCTCTGGATGCTACGAACCTCAGCGAAACATGCAGTGAAGTTAACGGCGTGACCTACAGCCTATTCCTCGAGCGGCTCTATCCGTCGGGATCACAGCAGCAGGGCCTGCGCGCCTTGGGCGTTCGCACGAGAGTGGTCGGTGTGCCGATGAGCCGGCTCTTGTTGATTGGCGATCAGCTTTACCGGGCCACACACCCCTTGCTTGAAGGGTTTCGGGCAGGGCGCTTGGAAATTCGCATGCAGCAATCTTGGGCCAATAAGCTCGAGGTGCTTTGGCTGCGCCGCGCAGAGTATTGGTTGAATCAACACTTACTACCTTTGTGCCAGAAGCATGTTAGCCGCTCTTACGAGGCTACGACCTCCAAACACCAACAAAGATGTCTAAAGGCTATCCTTAAAGACCTCGAACAACATTTTGCTCCTTTCCAAGAAACAGCAGTGCGTTTGCATGGGCTGCTGGGGCCCGACAATGAGTCGAAGCTTTATCGGTTGGGTAAAACGTGGTCAGAAGTTCTTGTGAGAGGGGACTACACCCTTCACCCGCAAATGCGCGAGGACTGGCCCTCTTTGCCTTGGTCTGAGCTTACAATCACCAAAGAAGCGGGAACAAATACGGACCAAGCGATGGCGGCAGGTCTTCATACGCGGGCATCACTGCTTGTTCTTTGTTTACATGATTTGGCGGGAACTCTGCTGGCGCAGCTTGGAACACACTGGGCTTATGGTGATTCGGTTTTTGAGATGAGGCGCGACGAGGTTCTGCTACATGGTCGGCGTCCTTGGCAGGGTATGAAGGCTGCGCTGCAAGCTCGGTCGGTGCGCGAGAAACCTTGGCGAGGTATGGAGCCCGGTCGTATTATATGGCGAGGAAGTGGAGAGCTGGAATCTCTGTCTGAGGTAGAAAGCAAGAGCCCTGCCGTGGTGCTCTCGAGAGCGCTTGTGGGGGATGCGGGAAGAGTCATGGAAGCTGGGGAAGCAGAGCTTGTTCCTGGAGCTGTTGTGGTCTTGGATAGGTTAGGGCCATCTGATTTAGCCATCGTTCGTGAAGCCAAGGCGATTTATTGCACGCGAGGAAGCCCTCTGAGTCATTTTGTGTTGGTTGCGCGGGAATGGGGCTTGCCGGTTTTTAAAATAACTCGGTCTGAAAAAGAGGAGTTATTAGCCGAAGAGATGGTACGATTTGAGCCAGACGGTTCGTGGCGCGCCGCTTCTTTTTGAATTTGGATAAAAGTGATATTTAGTTGGTTGAGGACATGAGTTGTAAACGGGCGGAAAGTACTTGAGTGAACCGGGAATAGAAGTCGCGCACAGTGCGTTGGATGAGCAGAGGCTTCAATATGAAGCACACAGTATCTCTCTTCTAGACTTTATCAAAGGTGACGTAATTAATCGATGAGACGTATTTTTGTTATAGCGTGGCCCGTGCTTATTGCCCTTGGTGCCGGACTGATGGCGGCCAACCATTTCGCTCATCATACGCCAGGTGATGGCGCAATTCGTTTAACTTCTCTACCGGCCGATGTTTTTTATTTAGATGCGTCTCAAATTGCTCGGCGCGGTCCGGGCGGCGTACTCGTGATTCGCCTGGATAGTCCGGTTGAGTTTGTCCCGCATCATTACCGGTCCGAAGGGCTGGAGGAACCACTCACCGCGGATGGTTGGGCAAAGCATTTAGGCGCCCCCTTGGTCTTTAATGCCGGTCAGTATGACGAGAATTTAAACCACCTTGGTTGGCTCAAGTCGTCTGGTGAGTGGCTGACGAAGCACCAAAAGAAGCAGTGGATGGGCGTCCTCCTAAGTGGTCCGATAGATAATGGAGTTTGGGCACGAATCGGTGATTTGGAAAGTCTCGATGACAGTATCGTAGACCGCTATCAACATGCCTTACAATCGATGATGCTGGTTGATCATACCCAAAAGATTCGCGTTCGAGACACCAACCGGGCCGCATGCCGCAGTGTTTTGGCTGAGGACACCCAGGGCAGACTGATTTTCATTCAAACACAAGGCGCAGTAACCTTAGCGGATTTGGCGCGTTGGTTGGTGGAGACCGAACTTAACATCGTGCGAGCGATGAATTTAGACGGCGGGATTGAGTCACAGGTATCGCTTCAAACGCCTGAGTTTCAACTCAGCATGTATGGTCATTACGGCACATTAGGCAGTGCGATTCCCGGCACTCAGGGTATCGTGCGTTACCCTATCCCCGTGATTGTCGAAGTGCGGCCCCTTAAGTTAATCAAGTGATTGAATGAAGGCCGCGATGTCTTTCGGGCCTATAGAGCCGGTATTTCCACGACCATCGGCTATCGTATGGAATTTACTCCGGACCAGCCGCGATAAGCTTTTTTTAAGATCTGAGCGGGAGGCAATGCCTAAAGATGACGGCATAGAGAGCTTTCCTTCGATCAAGTAGAGTCCATCGCCCGTAAAAAGGACTTCCTCGAATAGGTACATCACGCTGCCCCTAGAAGCACCGGGGGTTTCAATCACGTCAATTTTAAAACCTTGTTCGTCAATCCTATCGCCTGCCTGAACCACGGCAATGTTGTGGGGCATGATTGGGCGGGGACTGAGCCGCGCTTGCAGCTTGGGAAGGAGAGCTTTGGGGTGCTTGTCCCCGCGCAGGCTGCGGTAATCCTTGGCACCAATATAGGTGAGAGCCATTTTAAATTGTCCAGCCCCGGCACTGAGATCTTGATGAGCGGCTGTGATGAATACCGCAAGAACCTGATTGGGCGAGCGATTACGTTTTTTCAAGCTCTCAATGATTTCGAAAGCCTTGGGATCGCTGCCACTGTTGATCAGGACTGCGCGCCCAGGCTGCAAAATAAGGTAAGCGGTACTCTTTTCGCTAGAGACGGCTATGATGTTTTTTTGAAGCTCGAAGGATGGCCGAGGCGCTTGAGACGAGCAACCGGCCAGTAAGTGGACGCCGAAGGTAAGGGCTAAGAAAAGCTTAGCGCGTTGCTGCCAGAGCATAAACTCTCCCAACACCTACTCTTGGTTTTCGCGTAACCAGTTCATAAGGAGACGAAGTGCCTTACCGCGATGGCTGATGGCATTTTTTTCGTCAGGACTGAGTTCTGCAGAGTGGCGGGTTTCACCTTCTACGACAAAAATTGAATCGTAACCAAAACCGTTGTCGCCTTTGTTCTCGTAGCCAATACTTCCTTCAAAGGTTTCTTCGAAGGTGACCGGAGAGTGCCCAGGTCGACAGAGAGCCAATGCGCAAACAAAGCGCGCTTGACGTTCTCCGTCAGGGACATCCTGCATCACATTTAAAAGCTTAGTATTGTTGGCCTCGTCTTGCGCGTTGCCTTCAGCACCTGCGTAGCGGGCACTGTAGACGCCAGGGGCGCCGTTGAGGTGGTCCACTGCAATACCAGAGTCATCGGCCAGCACGGCTTCGCCGGTAAGGTCGGCGATGGTCTGAGCCTTTTTGATGGCGTTGGCCTCAAAGGTCTCGCCGTCTTCTACGATTTCAATGTCCCCAAGCTCTTTCATACTAAGCACTTCAATGCCCAGCGGGGTTAAGAGCTCGCGGAACTCTCGCAGTTTGCCTTGGTTGCCAGTGGCGATGCGCACACGCTCTAAAGTCATTAGAGTGTTACTCGGACGTGGTTTTCTGAAAGCGGCGTTTCGATGGCGCGTTTCTGAAGGTCGACGAGGCTTGCGTTACATCCAAAAGCAAGATCGAGCATGGTATTCATCTCGTCGCGGCTGAATGTATTACCTTCGGCAGTACCTTGAACCTTGGCAAGACCACCGGCGCCGGTCATAACGATATTCATATCGACATCGGCTCGGGAATCGAGGCTGTAGTCCAAATCGAGTACAGGTTCACCGTTGATAATCCCAACGCTGATGGCTGCGATATGGTCCTTAAGAGGATTGGTCTTAATTTTTCCGTCATCGATAAGGTTCTTGATGGCAATCGCCAGCGCAACATACCCACCGGTGATGGATGCAGTGCGAGTACCGCCGTCGGCTTGGATAACATCGCAGTCGACCGTGATCATGAACTCTCCCATGGCTTCCATATCGACCACTGAGCGCAGAGCACGTCCGATGAGCCGACCGATTTCTTGGGTGCGGCCGTTGATTTTACCGCGGTGGGAGTCGCGGCCTTTACGGCTGTTGGTTGCGCGAGGGAGCATATCGTACTCTGCCGTCACCCAACCTTTGCCAGAACCTGACATCCATTTAGGGACGCGCTCGTCAACGGTGGCGGTGCAGATCACTTTGGTATCGCCAGCTTCAATCAGGCACGAGCCTTCAGGGTGGTCGATGAAGTGAGGGGTGATAGCTACGGGGCGGACTTGATCAAATGGTCTTCTTGGCATGAGAACTATTTGAGTGACGACGGCCGGGAAGTCAAGCTCGCAAGGCGGCTTTTTGACTAGTGGTTGCCAGGAGATTGGGTATGGACGGAAGCTCTGGCATGCGGACGCGTTTTTTGGCGCTGTACTTGGAGAATAATACCTTGAGCAAGCCCCTTGGCTATTTGGGTGAGGTGCTCGTCTTGTCCCAGTTTCGGACACTCTTTTTCGTTGGTTAGGAAGCCCACTTCAACAAGGATTGCGGGCATCTTCGTCGCCTTCAGAACCATGAATGGAGCCTGCAGAACACCGCGGTTACGGGCCTGGATAGACGTGGAGAGCGTGCGCTGAAGCTGGAAGGCGAATTGCTGACTGGATTGATGGTTTTTTTGGTGCTTGAGTTTGCCCAGGATTTCCCCAAGTGCATCTTGGGGTTGAGTCGCTTTGGCATGGTGAGTGCCATTTTCACGGGCTGCCAACGACATGGCGTATTGGTCTGATGCTTTACGTGAAAGAAAAAAGGTCTCGACGCCGTTGCTTCGCTCAGAGGGTGAAGAATTGGCGTGGACAGATACGAAAAGATCAGCGCGGCGTTGATTGGCAATGATGGGCCGCTGAGCCAGGGGAATGTCTACATCGGTCGAGCGTGTCAATTCAGCCCGAATCGTCCCCGTTTGGTTGATTAGAGCCTGTGCTTTCTTGCTGATGGCAAGTACTGCGTCTTTCTCTTTGATGCCGCAGATACCCACCGCGCCATCTTGGGCGCCGCCGTGACCCGGGTCGATGACGACCAGGGGAGAAGCACTGAGTGAGAGATGCGCGATTATTAAAACAATACCCATGGGCCCATCCTACCGGGCTGAGTATGATTCGAAAGTTTTTCGCACTTGAAGAGGCGTTAAAGCTGAATACCCATAGACATCCACATCATGGTCAGGCTGACCATCAAGTGGGCGATAAAGGGCGCGAGAATGCTTTTGGACTTGATGTAGAGCCAAGCGTAGGGAATGCCAGCAAAGGCGGTGATGGCGCCCATCCAATACCATTTCATCCAGAATTCGGTATCAAACCAAAAGGACTGGTAGGTGATGTGGTAGACCCCATAGATGAGGCCGCTGCCCAAGAGTGCCAAGCCAAACTCTTCAAGTCTCTCTGAAAGAATACGGGTGATAAATCCACGGAAAAATATTTCCTCGGCCAGTACATGAAGCATGGTGAGGGCAAACACTTCATAGAGGTTCCCGGAGATACGCTGTGAGGGCGATTGAAGGCCAACAAGGATGCCCCACACGAGTGCAATCAGTACATAATGCAGCGGAGTTCGAAAGTTCAGATTTTTCAGGGCCGACCATGGATTTTGCCGATAGTAGAGCGATAGCCCTGCGATGCCTGCAACCAGGAGACCGACTCGCCGATAGAAGAAGAAGGGGTCGCTGCTTTGGTAGTAATATTCTTGATTACCTAAGCCGACGATATTCGAGAGAAAGAAAAGGGCGAAAATCATTGTCGACGCAAAGATGAGAAGCGGTGCCAAGCTCATTGGCTCCTCGGCTTCTTCTTGTCGAACCCGTGCAGCTGTGTCGAGTAAAACGTGAATTTCAGCGAGCCATTCTGGGTTATGTTCGCTTAGGACCAAAGCTCTTTTTTCGTGGCGCTTGGCAAGATTGGTTTTGCCCATTTCCTGATGAATTCGAGCCAATGCGGCGTGGGCCAATGCATTGCCCTCGGCGATACTCACCGCCTGATGAGCAAGCTCGAGTGCACGTTTACCGTGACGGCTTGGATTGATGAGCAGCGTACAGACTGCGAGGTACCCCAAGGCATCGGTAGCTTGTTCTTGGCGATCAGCTAAACGTTGAAATTTTTCAGCAGCACCGCGGTAGTCGTGGCTGAGAAAGAGGTGACGTCCCTCATCTTCAAGGGTTTTACGGAGTTTGTATTCTTGGATTTGTGAAGCTGCGACATCCTGTTCATTGCGGGAGCGATGCTGATAGGCCAGCGGGTTTAAGCCGATTTTCAGGCAGGGTTTGTAACTTGCATCAAATTTCAAGAGCCCCATCTGCGTCATGGTGAAAAGTGCGCGTAGGACTTCGGATTTTTCAGCTGAGCTACGATAGTTTTCAAGTAGTTTCGGAACCGCGCAGCTTTCCTGGGTCTCGTCTAGAAGCTGACGCTCTAACTCTGTGAGCTCCCAGATAATGGCTCCGCTGGCAGTATTGGCCACCAAGGGCGCCTGAACTTGAAGAAGCTTGCCAACGATTTTCTCAACGCTGGGTAGGTCGGTTGGTAAGGTACGCCAAACGCCGGCCCTCACCATGTCCATGAATGAGAGGTTGATAATAGGAGGCAGCAGGGCACCGCGTTTGTCTCGATAAAACTCAACGGTTCCTTCCGTCCAACTAAAGGCTGGGAGAATTTTCAGTCGGGCGTGTTGTTGAACGAGTTCCATGAGCTTGGGTAAGTCAATGAGTTCCAGCGATAGGAGGCCCCAGCCCAAAGAGCGAGACTCACGTGCACAGACGCCGGTGAGATGCTCAGCCCGGTTTGCTGAGATCAGACCCTTTTGAATGAGAAATTGTCCCAGCTGCTCGCTTTTTAAGTTTGAATTCGAAGCAATGGGCAGGCCCGCGGATAAAGCAATGGTTCTGCGGCGGCCTTCATGGGTAACGACCAAAAAACCCGTTTCGTGATCTTGGAAGAGTTTAAAGAGTACTTCTGAAAAAGGTGATTCATCTAAGTCGAAAGTAAATTGCGGCGTTTGGTCGGCCACCAGCTCTGGGTCTCGTAACCGTGAAAGAGCAGCAGATACCCGCGCGAGCTTGAGGTGCTTGGAATAGTGCGGGTGCTCCCCGAGGGTAATTTGCGCGCCGTACTCGGTTTCTTCAACAACACTGTTTACATCGAGCTCACCGATAAAGATGCGGTCGAGCACCGAAGCATCGAGTTGTCCTTGGGATTGTCCGCCACCCATCATGGAATCAGCCTCTTGGTCTAATCTTTTTGCCCACTCAAGTGGGGGCAATTGCTTAAGATTATACCAACCTGAGCCTTGCGGCCAGATTTGGGTACCGGAAATGCTGAGCACATACTACACTATTGCTATGAGCACTCGTATCGGCGGCGGCGTCAGCACCCAACTCAACCCCTTCAGTCAACAAGCCAGCGCGTCTCGCCAATCCACGCAGACCCCTGAAATTGGTCAACAAGTTACTCAGGCCCTCTTTGGTAAAGCCAAACCTCCAGTGCTAGATCCCGCCCAATTCCCCCATCTTGCAGAGCAGCTCAAGGCCTTAAAACAATACAAAAAGAAGTTGGCGACGATGGCCGGGGATGAAGAGCAAGATTACGATATTTGTTTGGCCGATGGCACAATTGCCATGATTGATGAAGACGGCATGATTTATGTCGGCGCGGGGTTTTTGGAGGCGTGTGCAGACGAACTTGAGATTTTGGTCGGCGTACTGGCTCATGAGATAGGACATCGCCCCAAACGGTGGAAAGAGTACAAGGAGCGAAAATTACTCAACATCGAAGACCTCCAGGCACTTTGCCGAGAGGAAGAAACGCGAGCGGATATTTTTGCCGGTAAAGCATTGGCCGAAATGAAAATGTCTCCTCAACCCCTGCAGGATTTTTTAAAAAGGATTCAGGATAAACCG
It includes:
- a CDS encoding MATE family efflux transporter, producing MSTPDVSHSTFQSCSRDLLKLAVPIVLIQISLHMAGFVDTVLIGKVGELELGATGLGSSLFFFTSLFGMGIVIGLDPVASQAFGAERPREARVALWQGFYLGLAISVPLCFVYIGLGYALELAGVVPEVAEKAREYVIARSPSIIPIVLITAARSYLQAAHVTRPIIEASIIANVVNFIADWVLIYGDEGLLSLGLPAMGIEPQGVFGVGVASTVTAVIQTWIMLRAVQKIPVPPGEGSVRALRKDLLKKIWVLGLPIGLHMLAEVGFFALVQVLMGGLGSLATASHQAALTLASLTFSACLGVGMATSVQVGRGVGENDPDKVRYSSYAGILFGVGFMTITATVMWIFPRELIALITPEPQVIEMGASLLVVAGFFQIVDAIQAITAGALRGVARTRETFVVNLVGHWAVGLPVGCTLCYVLGFGPEGLWWGLTTGLAVVAVVLSFFVWRMVHTPLKSV
- a CDS encoding thymidylate synthase encodes the protein MKQYLELMEHIKANGTKKEDRTGTGTLSVFGHQMRFSLADGFPAVTTKKLHFRSIIHELLWFLNGDTNIKYLNDNKVTIWDEWASPEGDLGPVYGAQWRSWPGPGGESFDQLKDIIAQIKSNPDSRRLLVSAWNVAQLPSMALYPCHVMFQFYVADGKLSCQLYQRSADVFLGVPFNIASYAILTHMVAQVCNLEVGDFVHTFGDAHLYLNHLEQTELQLSRDTMKLSRLWLNPDIKEIDGFSYDDIKVQDYECHPTIKAPIAI
- the rph gene encoding ribonuclease PH; this translates as MPRRPFDQVRPVAITPHFIDHPEGSCLIEAGDTKVICTATVDERVPKWMSGSGKGWVTAEYDMLPRATNSRKGRDSHRGKINGRTQEIGRLIGRALRSVVDMEAMGEFMITVDCDVIQADGGTRTASITGGYVALAIAIKNLIDDGKIKTNPLKDHIAAISVGIINGEPVLDLDYSLDSRADVDMNIVMTGAGGLAKVQGTAEGNTFSRDEMNTMLDLAFGCNASLVDLQKRAIETPLSENHVRVTL
- a CDS encoding N-acetylmuramoyl-L-alanine amidase; translation: MGIVLIIAHLSLSASPLVVIDPGHGGAQDGAVGICGIKEKDAVLAISKKAQALINQTGTIRAELTRSTDVDIPLAQRPIIANQRRADLFVSVHANSSPSERSNGVETFFLSRKASDQYAMSLAARENGTHHAKATQPQDALGEILGKLKHQKNHQSSQQFAFQLQRTLSTSIQARNRGVLQAPFMVLKATKMPAILVEVGFLTNEKECPKLGQDEHLTQIAKGLAQGIILQVQRQKTRPHARASVHTQSPGNH
- a CDS encoding XTP/dITP diphosphatase, giving the protein MTLERVRIATGNQGKLREFRELLTPLGIEVLSMKELGDIEIVEDGETFEANAIKKAQTIADLTGEAVLADDSGIAVDHLNGAPGVYSARYAGAEGNAQDEANNTKLLNVMQDVPDGERQARFVCALALCRPGHSPVTFEETFEGSIGYENKGDNGFGYDSIFVVEGETRHSAELSPDEKNAISHRGKALRLLMNWLRENQE
- a CDS encoding MBL fold metallo-hydrolase, whose amino-acid sequence is MLWQQRAKLFLALTFGVHLLAGCSSQAPRPSFELQKNIIAVSSEKSTAYLILQPGRAVLINSGSDPKAFEIIESLKKRNRSPNQVLAVFITAAHQDLSAGAGQFKMALTYIGAKDYRSLRGDKHPKALLPKLQARLSPRPIMPHNIAVVQAGDRIDEQGFKIDVIETPGASRGSVMYLFEEVLFTGDGLYLIEGKLSMPSSLGIASRSDLKKSLSRLVRSKFHTIADGRGNTGSIGPKDIAAFIQSLD
- a CDS encoding zinc metallopeptidase — protein: MIWAILIAAMFALIYLPSWWAQKVLQEYSAPRIDIRQNGSEFAVSLLRHANIEGVEVKPGAPSQDHYDPIARKISLSPAIHQGRTLTAVVAAAHEVGHAIQHAQGYWLIETRTKLVVFAQKFEKVGSVILIAAPFIGLITRNPKVSVVMVTFMLGTVLATTLVHLITLPMELDASFKRAMPYLEQVEYLHEKDLVGARKILKACALTYLAASLRSLLHVGRWLQILRR
- a CDS encoding CPBP family intramembrane metalloprotease, with product MMGGGQSQGQLDASVLDRIFIGELDVNSVVEETEYGAQITLGEHPHYSKHLKLARVSAALSRLRDPELVADQTPQFTFDLDESPFSEVLFKLFQDHETGFLVVTHEGRRRTIALSAGLPIASNSNLKSEQLGQFLIQKGLISANRAEHLTGVCARESRSLGWGLLSLELIDLPKLMELVQQHARLKILPAFSWTEGTVEFYRDKRGALLPPIINLSFMDMVRAGVWRTLPTDLPSVEKIVGKLLQVQAPLVANTASGAIIWELTELERQLLDETQESCAVPKLLENYRSSAEKSEVLRALFTMTQMGLLKFDASYKPCLKIGLNPLAYQHRSRNEQDVAASQIQEYKLRKTLEDEGRHLFLSHDYRGAAEKFQRLADRQEQATDALGYLAVCTLLINPSRHGKRALELAHQAVSIAEGNALAHAALARIHQEMGKTNLAKRHEKRALVLSEHNPEWLAEIHVLLDTAARVRQEEAEEPMSLAPLLIFASTMIFALFFLSNIVGLGNQEYYYQSSDPFFFYRRVGLLVAGIAGLSLYYRQNPWSALKNLNFRTPLHYVLIALVWGILVGLQSPSQRISGNLYEVFALTMLHVLAEEIFFRGFITRILSERLEEFGLALLGSGLIYGVYHITYQSFWFDTEFWMKWYWMGAITAFAGIPYAWLYIKSKSILAPFIAHLMVSLTMMWMSMGIQL
- the folA gene encoding type 3 dihydrofolate reductase; protein product: MKVSLIAAMARDRVIGKDNDMPWHLPADLKHFKSLTVGKPVIMGRKTLASMGNRPLPKRLNIVLSRQKDFVAEGCTVVHSLEAALKAAGPCEEAIIMGGATLYEAALEKADTMYLTFIDAAIEGDTYFPEWGEETWHESARERREPDEKNVYALDFVTFTRC